In Chryseobacterium lactis, a single genomic region encodes these proteins:
- a CDS encoding M16 family metallopeptidase produces MNLLKKLTIATSIAAASFAGYAYGQDFQWKEATSNGYQYKYVTNDPTSARYYTLKNGLTVILSPTKKDPRIQTYIATKAGSKTDPADHTGLAHYLEHMLFKGTDQFGSKDWAKEKPLLDQIDALYEKYNQTKDEAKRKEIYKEIDRVSGEAAKFAIANEYDKMMAGMGADGSNAFTSFEQTVYTEDIPSNVIDKFLALQSERFREPILRLFHTELEAVYEEKNRSLDDDGDKVYDTMFANLFPNNNYGKQTTIGTIEHLKNPSLHAIRDYYNNYYVPNNMGIIMSGDFNPDEVIAKVDKAFSYMKSKPVPEYIVGQEKAIASPVIKEVVGPDSESVMLGFRFPGASTKDARLLNFVGSMLTNGQAGLIDLDLVKKQKLLAAYAFPYTLKDYSVLLLQGKPTEGQSLDEVKNLLLQEIEKLRKGEFSDDLIQSIVNNEKKNTIQKDEKYSSRASILMDEFTSDVDHKANLEYIEEISKLTKKDIMDFVSKYLQNNNYVAVYKKKGEDKNIVKVDKPTITPVSVNREDQSSFLKKIDEMPEKAIAPVWLNYDKDIAKNKLGDVDVLSVKNTDNALFRMYYHFDSGKWNNKMLPLAAEYLQYLGTNNKSSEIISREFYKLASSFKVSAGNEETYVSLEGLNENFDKTIALFEDLIKNCKADQTALDAYKARLKKARANAKQNKASIMAGLRSYAQYGTQNPFNNVLSDAELDALKAEDLVNILHDLFNFKHKALYYGPKTGTEVVASLKPVHKLPATLKELPKTKTFTQIPTDKNKVLFAHYDMVQAEIFWARNSEQYSPTIAPTVSLFNNYFGGGMGSIVFQTIRESKALAYSTYSYFALPSKKEDKNSIMAYVGTQADKFNEASFAMNELLTTLPKSEQLFETAKSGLKKTIASERITQDGIIFSYLKSQRLGNNFDMRKNVYEQAPKLSFADINAFHDKEMKNKNYTYCLVASQDKVSEADMQKLGEVKKLNLTEIFGY; encoded by the coding sequence ATGAATTTGTTAAAAAAGCTAACCATTGCTACCAGCATTGCCGCAGCAAGCTTTGCAGGCTATGCATACGGACAGGATTTCCAATGGAAGGAAGCAACTTCCAACGGTTACCAGTACAAGTACGTAACCAATGATCCTACTTCAGCAAGGTATTATACTTTAAAAAACGGATTAACGGTTATTCTGAGTCCCACAAAAAAGGATCCGAGAATTCAGACGTATATTGCCACGAAAGCCGGAAGCAAAACAGATCCTGCTGATCATACGGGTCTTGCCCACTATCTGGAACATATGCTTTTTAAAGGAACGGATCAATTCGGTTCTAAAGACTGGGCTAAAGAAAAGCCTCTTTTGGATCAGATTGATGCTTTGTACGAAAAGTACAATCAGACCAAAGATGAGGCGAAAAGAAAAGAAATCTATAAAGAAATTGACAGAGTATCCGGAGAAGCAGCCAAATTCGCCATTGCCAACGAGTATGATAAGATGATGGCCGGTATGGGCGCAGACGGATCAAATGCCTTCACTTCTTTTGAGCAAACTGTTTACACCGAAGACATCCCTTCTAATGTTATCGACAAATTTCTGGCTTTGCAGTCAGAAAGATTCAGAGAACCGATTCTGAGGTTATTCCACACAGAACTGGAAGCGGTATACGAGGAGAAAAACAGATCACTTGATGACGATGGAGATAAAGTTTATGATACCATGTTTGCCAATCTTTTCCCTAATAATAATTATGGAAAACAGACGACCATCGGGACCATTGAACACTTAAAAAATCCATCTCTGCATGCCATCAGAGATTATTATAACAATTATTATGTTCCCAACAATATGGGAATCATCATGTCAGGAGATTTTAATCCGGACGAAGTCATTGCTAAGGTTGACAAAGCCTTCTCTTACATGAAGTCCAAACCGGTTCCTGAATATATCGTTGGTCAGGAAAAAGCTATTGCTTCTCCGGTAATAAAAGAAGTCGTTGGTCCTGATTCAGAAAGTGTAATGCTTGGCTTTAGATTTCCCGGCGCTTCGACAAAAGATGCAAGATTGTTAAATTTCGTTGGAAGCATGCTTACCAACGGACAAGCCGGATTGATTGATCTGGATCTGGTAAAAAAACAGAAGTTACTGGCAGCTTATGCCTTTCCTTATACTTTAAAAGATTATTCCGTTTTACTTTTGCAAGGGAAACCTACTGAAGGACAATCTTTAGATGAAGTGAAAAATCTTCTTCTTCAGGAAATCGAGAAATTAAGAAAAGGAGAATTCTCTGATGATCTTATTCAATCTATCGTAAACAACGAAAAGAAGAATACCATTCAAAAGGATGAAAAATACTCTTCAAGAGCAAGCATTTTAATGGATGAATTCACTTCTGATGTTGACCACAAAGCCAACCTGGAGTATATTGAAGAAATTTCCAAGCTGACTAAGAAAGATATCATGGATTTTGTTTCTAAATATCTTCAAAACAATAATTATGTAGCGGTTTATAAGAAAAAAGGAGAAGACAAGAACATTGTAAAGGTTGATAAACCAACCATCACTCCTGTTTCTGTAAACAGAGAAGATCAATCTTCTTTCCTTAAAAAGATTGACGAGATGCCTGAAAAAGCAATTGCTCCGGTATGGTTAAACTATGACAAAGACATTGCTAAAAACAAATTGGGAGATGTAGATGTACTTTCTGTGAAAAATACGGACAATGCATTGTTCAGAATGTATTATCATTTTGATTCCGGAAAATGGAACAACAAAATGCTTCCGCTTGCAGCAGAATATCTGCAGTACTTAGGAACAAACAATAAGTCGTCAGAAATCATCAGCAGAGAATTCTATAAACTGGCATCAAGCTTTAAAGTAAGTGCAGGCAATGAAGAAACTTATGTTTCACTGGAAGGTTTGAATGAAAACTTCGATAAAACAATTGCTTTATTTGAAGATCTGATTAAAAACTGCAAAGCTGACCAAACTGCCCTAGATGCTTACAAAGCAAGATTAAAAAAAGCCAGAGCAAATGCCAAGCAAAACAAAGCAAGCATCATGGCCGGGCTAAGAAGTTATGCGCAATATGGCACACAAAACCCATTCAACAATGTTTTGAGTGATGCTGAACTTGATGCATTAAAAGCTGAAGACCTGGTGAACATCCTTCATGATCTATTCAACTTTAAACATAAAGCACTTTATTATGGGCCAAAAACAGGAACTGAAGTCGTAGCTTCATTAAAACCTGTACATAAGCTACCTGCAACGCTTAAAGAGCTTCCAAAGACAAAAACCTTTACACAGATTCCGACAGATAAGAATAAAGTATTATTTGCCCATTATGACATGGTACAGGCTGAGATCTTCTGGGCAAGAAACTCAGAACAATATAGTCCTACGATTGCTCCTACGGTAAGTTTATTCAACAACTACTTCGGAGGCGGAATGGGATCTATTGTTTTCCAGACCATCAGAGAATCCAAAGCATTGGCTTATTCTACCTATTCTTATTTTGCGCTTCCAAGTAAAAAGGAGGACAAAAATAGCATTATGGCTTATGTGGGAACCCAGGCAGATAAATTCAATGAAGCTTCTTTTGCAATGAATGAACTTCTGACTACCTTACCAAAGTCTGAACAATTGTTTGAGACTGCAAAAAGTGGTTTGAAAAAAACGATCGCTTCTGAAAGGATCACTCAGGATGGCATTATCTTCTCTTATCTTAAATCCCAACGACTTGGAAACAATTTCGATATGAGAAAGAACGTCTATGAACAGGCGCCTAAACTATCCTTTGCAGACATCAATGCATTCCATGATAAGGAAATGAAAAACAAGAACTACACCTATTGTCTTGTGGCCTCTCAAGATAAAGTAAGTGAGGCAGATATGCAGAAACTGGGAGAAGTAAAAAAACTCAACTTAACTGAAATATTCGGTTATTAA
- a CDS encoding M20/M25/M40 family metallo-hydrolase, with protein sequence MKFSVFLLLISCAVFSQTHSKDAEVKKYVSQVNEDSLKSYITQLVSFQTRHTLSAADDSEHGIGAARNWVLKKFKDYAKNSGGRMEVYLQQEDLQPDGKRIDKVVNIGNAVAFLKGTDPNDKRVFLIGGHLDSRVTDVMNRTSVAPGANDDGSGVSAVIEAARIISKSSFPASIIFVAFSGEEQSLLGSKLLSDKIKKENVQLEAVLNNDMIGNPKAGETGEINTRVLRVFSEGLPFVDLDKKAMTIRNLGYENDSESRQLARYIKETVEEYVKGLSVKLIYRNDRFLRGGDHTSFVNNGFPSVRLTEYYENYDHQHQDVRMEGNKQYGDLPEFIDFKYLKKNVAANIAVLANLAKSTSKPEQVEMDVKELTNSTSLHWQKPKSGTPVGYYVLVRETDSAVWQKKIFTAGLSIKIPLSKDNYIFAVQTVSKSGNLSVPVIPGIAKK encoded by the coding sequence ATGAAATTTTCTGTCTTCTTATTACTGATTTCCTGTGCTGTTTTTTCTCAAACACATTCAAAGGATGCTGAAGTAAAGAAATATGTTTCGCAGGTTAATGAAGATTCTTTAAAATCCTATATCACCCAACTTGTAAGTTTTCAAACCCGGCATACTTTGAGTGCTGCAGACGATTCAGAGCATGGCATCGGAGCCGCCAGAAACTGGGTGCTAAAAAAGTTTAAAGATTACGCTAAAAATTCCGGTGGAAGAATGGAAGTGTACCTGCAGCAAGAAGATCTTCAACCGGATGGTAAACGTATTGATAAAGTGGTCAATATTGGAAATGCCGTAGCCTTTCTAAAAGGTACCGATCCTAATGATAAAAGAGTTTTCCTGATTGGAGGACATCTTGATTCAAGGGTTACAGATGTAATGAACAGAACTTCTGTAGCTCCCGGTGCTAATGATGATGGCAGTGGAGTAAGCGCTGTAATAGAAGCTGCGAGAATAATAAGCAAGTCTTCGTTTCCGGCATCGATAATCTTTGTAGCCTTTTCCGGGGAAGAGCAGTCTTTGTTGGGATCTAAGCTCCTTTCAGATAAAATCAAAAAAGAAAATGTACAACTGGAAGCCGTTTTGAATAATGATATGATCGGAAATCCCAAAGCAGGTGAAACCGGGGAAATAAATACCCGGGTACTTCGTGTATTTAGTGAAGGGCTGCCATTCGTTGATCTTGACAAAAAGGCAATGACTATAAGGAATTTGGGTTATGAAAATGATAGCGAGTCCAGACAACTGGCACGGTATATTAAAGAAACTGTTGAGGAGTATGTGAAAGGACTCAGTGTAAAATTAATCTACAGAAATGACAGGTTTCTACGAGGCGGAGATCATACCAGCTTTGTTAACAACGGATTTCCGTCCGTGAGGCTTACTGAGTATTATGAAAACTATGATCATCAGCATCAGGATGTTAGAATGGAAGGCAATAAACAATATGGTGATCTGCCTGAATTTATAGATTTTAAATATCTGAAGAAAAATGTTGCGGCTAACATTGCGGTGCTGGCCAATCTTGCAAAATCAACTTCAAAACCTGAACAGGTAGAAATGGATGTTAAAGAGCTTACTAACTCTACAAGTCTTCATTGGCAAAAGCCAAAATCAGGAACTCCGGTAGGATACTATGTGCTGGTAAGAGAAACGGATAGTGCAGTTTGGCAGAAAAAAATATTTACTGCAGGTCTTTCAATCAAAATTCCGCTTTCAAAGGATAATTATATTTTTGCAGTACAAACAGTCAGTAAATCAGGAAACTTAAGTGTACCTGTAATTCCTGGAATTGCAAAAAAATAG
- a CDS encoding PD-(D/E)XK nuclease family protein: MKFLNKIIHELLAQNPDLSAFNIILPGKRPIVFIREILEENNYSGFLPNFFTVEELINTIADKQPIQGIPLWLFSFDVYRSLNLIPRDDFSDFLKWFPTLQKDWDDILKFSDSDVAVLQYMFDEERIKEWAQDLGEEDDVPRKKFLNFWQNMNVFLPVLKEKLQEKNWATSGMIHEAAKAKINDFAKNASEQFVFCGFNAFTPVEEKLVRSLLQWNKAQCFFQADRYYFNDERQEAGKFLRSHKMWKEFDDNRAFQWIEDDFNQPKKIKVYEVSGNVTQTKVLPEIFKEINNKTYSNTAVVLLDENLLPASLDVMHEVENLNITMGFPLKNLSFSNAVKRLFYLQKQLEKNKSSYYYRDIFPILEELPKSAEDEQLINDFKAKVEERNIVYISKKLLDELLGGLSYFALLQKAVNTGVYLDMLIQFCRDVKWLEIDDIQYENISHFENAFRIIKNQLTPYQIEIRMETLEILINQHINSESIDFQGEPLRGLQIMGLLETRLLNFENVILLSVNEGKLPLGNSQNTYIPFDIRRFFDLHTFLENDSIYAYHFYRLIQDAKNVHLLYNALSSGVNTGEKSRFITQIEMESSHDIEHLIIENSSEPIVSKPIEITKTKIVQERLLKWKEKVSASHLTSYLYNPIDFYLSKILNTSETDEIEEELSVKNYGNLVHYSLQEVYEILKGKVLKESDLEASVKAIDQYINIAIEKLKHQPEFYEKGMNYIHKAIAKKVIENVLNHDLELIRQGNKLEIIDIERRFENIDFYLDGNDKISFFGFIDRIDKLNGTLRIIDYKTAKIKNLNVKIDEDNVAEYFHNSERKQALQLCIYHYVVQHLPEFWGFPIETGIWSFADAKKGMVSLQFDKGNIDDAMRSVKSLIQEILNPDVNFVESIKAY, from the coding sequence TTGAAATTTCTCAACAAGATCATTCACGAACTCTTAGCGCAAAACCCGGATCTTTCTGCGTTTAATATTATTCTGCCCGGGAAACGGCCGATTGTATTTATCAGGGAGATTCTGGAGGAGAATAATTATTCGGGATTTCTTCCCAATTTTTTTACCGTTGAGGAACTTATCAATACGATTGCTGATAAACAGCCTATTCAGGGAATTCCGCTATGGCTTTTTTCTTTTGATGTATACAGAAGTTTAAATCTTATTCCCAGAGATGATTTCTCAGATTTTTTAAAGTGGTTTCCAACCTTGCAGAAAGATTGGGATGATATTCTGAAGTTTTCAGATAGTGATGTGGCGGTTCTGCAATATATGTTTGACGAAGAGAGGATCAAAGAATGGGCTCAGGACCTAGGAGAGGAGGATGATGTGCCACGTAAAAAGTTTCTTAATTTCTGGCAGAATATGAACGTTTTCCTGCCGGTTTTAAAGGAAAAGTTACAAGAGAAAAACTGGGCAACTTCAGGAATGATCCATGAAGCAGCGAAAGCTAAGATTAATGATTTTGCTAAAAATGCTTCAGAACAATTTGTATTTTGTGGTTTTAACGCCTTTACACCCGTTGAAGAAAAGCTTGTGAGAAGTCTTTTGCAATGGAATAAAGCGCAGTGTTTCTTCCAGGCAGATCGGTATTATTTCAATGACGAACGACAGGAAGCCGGAAAGTTTCTCAGAAGCCACAAAATGTGGAAAGAGTTTGATGACAACAGAGCTTTTCAATGGATTGAAGATGATTTTAACCAGCCTAAAAAGATCAAAGTATATGAAGTTTCCGGAAATGTAACGCAAACAAAAGTTTTACCGGAAATCTTTAAAGAAATCAATAATAAAACCTATTCCAATACGGCGGTTGTACTGCTGGATGAAAATCTCCTTCCTGCAAGCCTTGATGTCATGCATGAAGTTGAAAATCTGAATATTACGATGGGTTTTCCGCTGAAAAATCTATCCTTTTCAAATGCAGTGAAACGACTGTTTTATCTGCAAAAACAATTGGAAAAAAATAAGTCTTCTTACTATTACAGGGATATTTTTCCAATTCTGGAGGAACTTCCAAAATCTGCCGAAGATGAACAGCTGATCAATGACTTTAAAGCAAAAGTAGAAGAACGAAACATTGTTTATATCTCTAAAAAGTTGCTGGATGAATTGCTAGGCGGGCTGTCTTATTTTGCACTTCTTCAGAAAGCTGTGAATACCGGCGTTTACCTGGATATGCTTATTCAGTTTTGCCGGGATGTAAAATGGCTTGAAATAGATGATATTCAGTATGAGAATATTTCCCACTTTGAGAATGCCTTTAGAATTATTAAAAATCAGCTCACTCCATACCAAATTGAGATCAGGATGGAGACGCTTGAAATTCTTATCAATCAGCATATTAATTCAGAAAGTATAGACTTCCAAGGAGAACCTTTACGAGGGCTTCAGATCATGGGATTATTGGAAACACGTCTTTTAAATTTTGAGAACGTTATCCTGCTTTCTGTGAACGAAGGCAAGCTGCCATTGGGGAATTCTCAGAATACTTATATTCCTTTTGATATCAGAAGATTTTTTGATCTCCATACCTTTCTGGAAAACGACAGTATTTATGCCTACCATTTTTACCGGTTGATTCAGGATGCAAAGAATGTTCATTTGCTGTACAATGCTTTAAGCTCAGGGGTAAATACCGGAGAGAAGAGCAGGTTTATTACACAGATTGAAATGGAAAGTTCTCACGACATTGAGCACTTGATTATTGAGAATTCTTCTGAACCCATTGTAAGTAAACCGATAGAAATTACCAAGACCAAAATTGTACAGGAACGCCTTTTAAAATGGAAAGAAAAAGTATCTGCTTCTCACTTGACGAGCTACCTGTATAATCCTATTGATTTTTATCTTTCCAAGATTTTAAATACTTCCGAGACGGATGAAATTGAAGAAGAGCTGTCTGTGAAAAATTACGGAAATCTTGTGCATTATTCACTTCAAGAAGTATATGAGATACTTAAGGGTAAGGTTTTAAAAGAAAGTGATTTGGAGGCTTCAGTTAAAGCTATAGATCAATACATAAATATTGCCATTGAGAAACTGAAACATCAGCCTGAATTTTATGAAAAAGGCATGAACTACATTCATAAAGCTATTGCTAAAAAGGTGATTGAGAATGTCCTTAATCATGATCTTGAACTGATCAGACAAGGGAATAAATTAGAAATAATTGATATAGAAAGACGTTTCGAAAATATTGATTTTTATCTGGATGGAAATGACAAAATTTCTTTCTTCGGCTTCATAGACAGGATTGATAAGTTGAATGGAACGCTAAGAATTATCGACTATAAAACAGCCAAGATTAAAAATCTCAATGTGAAAATTGATGAGGATAATGTAGCAGAATATTTTCACAACAGTGAAAGAAAGCAGGCTCTTCAGCTTTGTATTTACCATTATGTGGTGCAGCATCTTCCAGAGTTTTGGGGCTTTCCGATTGAAACAGGAATCTGGAGTTTTGCAGATGCTAAAAAAGGAATGGTGTCTTTACAGTTTGATAAAGGAAATATTGATGACGCGATGAGGTCTGTGAAGAGTCTTATTCAGGAAATTCTGAACCCTGATGTTAATTTTGTGGAAAGTATAAAAGCTTATTAA
- the rsmG gene encoding 16S rRNA (guanine(527)-N(7))-methyltransferase RsmG, which produces MSTSLLLKYFPDLTEKQLEQFAQLESLYNEWNEKINVISRKDMESLYEKHILHSLGIAKVMEFAPGTKVLDIGTGGGFPGIPLAILFPETEFTLIDSIGKKISVVNAVAEGIGLTNVTGIHGRAEKLKEKFHFIVSRAVTQMPEFLRWLKGKFEKEQFNPKHNGILYLKGGDLAEELAGLKCEIYNLKSYFDEEFFDTKKVVYVSKGNFNS; this is translated from the coding sequence ATGTCTACATCGTTACTATTAAAATACTTTCCGGATCTTACAGAAAAGCAGTTAGAACAGTTTGCACAACTGGAAAGCCTGTATAATGAATGGAATGAAAAGATCAACGTAATTTCCAGAAAAGATATGGAATCGTTGTATGAAAAACATATTCTGCACTCATTGGGAATTGCGAAAGTAATGGAGTTTGCTCCCGGAACAAAGGTGTTGGATATCGGAACCGGTGGTGGTTTTCCCGGAATTCCTTTAGCTATTTTGTTTCCTGAAACAGAATTTACATTGATTGATTCTATCGGAAAGAAAATCAGTGTAGTGAATGCAGTAGCAGAAGGGATAGGACTTACCAATGTTACGGGTATTCACGGAAGAGCTGAAAAATTGAAAGAAAAATTCCATTTTATAGTCAGCAGAGCAGTTACCCAGATGCCGGAATTTTTAAGATGGCTGAAAGGGAAATTTGAAAAAGAACAGTTTAATCCCAAACATAACGGAATTTTATATTTAAAAGGGGGAGACCTTGCAGAGGAGCTTGCCGGACTTAAATGTGAAATTTATAATCTTAAAAGCTATTTTGATGAAGAATTTTTTGATACTAAAAAAGTAGTTTATGTATCAAAAGGTAATTTCAATTCCTGA
- a CDS encoding pyridoxal phosphate-dependent aminotransferase, translating into MDKLSDRVKRLGYSQTFVMSNKAREMKANGIDVISLTLGEPDFDVPDNIKQAAFDAINENYSHYSPVPGFLELREAITYKLKRDNNLEYKPTQICVSNGAKQAILNVLAAIINDGDEVLLPAPYWVSYDEMVKMMGGNSVMLPTSYVTDFKITAEQLEEAITDKTKAILFSSPCNPSGGYYTYDELKSLAKVIAKYPQVTIISDEIYEFINYETKTTSIAQFPEVYEQTAVINGMSKAFAMTGWRIGYSACPEWLAKACEKVQGQMTSGANTVAQRASITALKTDPSEYRYMIDAFKERRNLMYELIQEIPGFKVLLPKAAFYFFPDISYYIGKTLNGTTINNSDDFAMFLLENAQVGCVGGFSFGSPECIRFSYAASEQELREAMRRIKELLEKFN; encoded by the coding sequence ATGGATAAACTTTCGGATAGAGTAAAAAGATTAGGATACTCGCAGACTTTTGTAATGTCTAACAAAGCCAGAGAAATGAAAGCCAACGGAATTGACGTGATCAGCTTAACTCTTGGTGAACCGGATTTTGATGTTCCGGATAATATCAAACAGGCAGCTTTCGATGCTATCAATGAAAACTACAGCCACTACTCTCCGGTTCCGGGATTCCTTGAATTACGTGAGGCGATAACATATAAATTAAAAAGAGATAATAATCTTGAATATAAACCTACACAAATTTGTGTTTCAAACGGCGCAAAACAGGCTATTTTAAATGTACTGGCAGCTATTATCAATGACGGAGATGAAGTACTTCTTCCTGCTCCTTACTGGGTAAGCTATGACGAAATGGTAAAAATGATGGGAGGAAATTCTGTAATGCTTCCCACTTCTTATGTAACCGACTTTAAAATTACAGCCGAACAGCTTGAAGAGGCGATCACCGATAAGACTAAAGCTATACTTTTTAGTTCGCCATGTAATCCTTCCGGAGGTTATTATACGTATGACGAATTGAAATCTTTAGCCAAAGTTATTGCAAAATATCCTCAGGTTACTATTATTTCAGATGAAATCTATGAATTCATCAATTATGAGACAAAAACGACCTCTATCGCACAATTTCCTGAAGTATACGAGCAGACTGCGGTAATCAACGGAATGTCAAAAGCCTTCGCTATGACGGGATGGAGAATCGGATATTCTGCATGTCCTGAATGGCTGGCAAAAGCTTGTGAAAAAGTGCAGGGCCAAATGACAAGCGGTGCCAATACGGTAGCTCAAAGAGCATCTATCACCGCGTTAAAAACAGACCCATCGGAATACAGATATATGATTGATGCCTTTAAAGAAAGAAGAAATCTTATGTATGAACTGATTCAGGAAATTCCTGGATTTAAAGTTTTACTTCCTAAAGCAGCATTTTACTTCTTCCCGGATATTTCATATTATATCGGAAAGACTTTAAATGGAACTACAATCAACAACTCTGACGACTTTGCCATGTTCCTGCTGGAAAATGCTCAGGTAGGATGTGTTGGAGGATTCTCTTTTGGAAGTCCGGAATGCATCAGATTCTCATATGCAGCTTCTGAGCAGGAGTTAAGAGAAGCAATGAGAAGAATTAAAGAATTACTGGAAAAATTTAATTAA
- a CDS encoding DUF922 domain-containing protein, protein MKLIVVFCLLALQMVSGQKIIWKENQKLIWDNFKSPVNRKNNADVAAYTHCGWEYSIVKSTNPKSPVTFEIKTFFSEDKSWKDVKKINDYILLHEQKHFDIAELFVRKFRKAVSEKIKNSGDYDRLFKTINNGIHNEYKNYQMSYDRDTQHGMNKEKQAEYNAAISEELEHLKSYKAP, encoded by the coding sequence ATGAAATTAATCGTTGTTTTCTGCTTACTGGCTTTACAAATGGTATCGGGGCAAAAAATTATCTGGAAAGAAAATCAAAAATTGATTTGGGATAATTTTAAAAGTCCGGTCAATAGAAAAAACAATGCGGATGTTGCCGCGTATACCCATTGCGGGTGGGAATATTCTATTGTAAAATCGACTAACCCAAAATCTCCTGTCACCTTTGAAATAAAGACTTTTTTCAGTGAAGATAAATCCTGGAAGGATGTAAAAAAAATCAATGATTATATTCTTTTACACGAGCAAAAGCACTTTGATATTGCCGAGTTGTTTGTAAGGAAATTCAGAAAAGCTGTTTCTGAAAAAATAAAAAATTCAGGAGACTATGACCGATTATTTAAAACCATTAATAACGGGATACACAACGAGTATAAAAACTATCAGATGTCCTATGACAGAGATACTCAACATGGGATGAATAAAGAAAAACAGGCAGAATATAATGCTGCCATTTCTGAAGAATTAGAACATTTAAAAAGCTATAAAGCCCCTTGA